In a single window of the Rhizoctonia solani chromosome 16, complete sequence genome:
- a CDS encoding DNA excision repair protein ERCC-4 has product MTQEESPEIIDISDYEDDTRPDRHQPQFAIQTSLANSESGQYPSQPLDILVIDSSDSEDLEELEERLKYIVLKKKTKSEIPGFRSSSNPTPSRHTQSPFEPDFEDDILVISSSEEDTMILQPAFPNDAQVSNNPPKHHENLERDHILKQAPEASFRKPLQKERTNGVPEQVGKDQGRLHREVNKLVTDKKSTLKYFTVEISHTLEDHPRQHVAKYDNKSKEWVPVTPYHALEDLYVLFLSADSLALAVLEETLTETLSELRSTHQLTAHSQIFVMIDGLHAYYKRKGGRSKRNAIESALATLQASERCFIVQVEGASDAAQWLFNIIGDLGIRPYKRIRESFLPFCTDMHVRCGGSKADTYKKMLQQIRYITESAAGGIIEEAPTLRELFEGYAQEPDIHARHERFKDITILNRKDGVAKSRILNRALSKKVHDVFWGEDPLTLVV; this is encoded by the exons ATGACCCAAGAAGAATCCCCAGAAATCATCGACATATCTGACTACGAAGATGACACACGGCCCGATAGGCACCAGCCCCAGTTTGCCATACAGACGTCACTTGCCAACAGCGAAAGTGGACAATATCCATCCCAGCCACTGGACATCTTGGTTATTGATTCGAGTGACTCCGAAGATCTTGAAGAATTGGAAGAGAGGCTAAAATATATTGTTTTGAAAAAGAAAACCAAGTCTGAAATTCCCGGCTTTCGCTCCAGTAGCAACCCGACTCCCAGCCGTCATACACAGTCGCCTTTTGAGCCGGACTTTGAAGATGACATCCTAGTGATATCTTCCAGCGAAGAAGATACTATGATCTTACAGCCTGCTTTTCCAAACGATGCCCAAGTTTCGAATAATCCACCCAAG CACCACGAAAACCTGGAGCGTGATCATATCTTGAAACAGGCTCCAGAGGCTTCTTTCCGAAAACCACTGCAGAAAGAAAGGACCAATGGC GTCCCAGAGCAGGTGGGAAAAGACCAAGGAAGGTTACATCGCGAAGTCAACAAACTTGTCACCGATAAGAAGAGCACACTGAAATACTTTACTGTCGAGATATCCCATACTTTGGAAGATCATCC gcgccagcATGTAGCAAAATACGATAACAAGTCGAAGGAATGGGTACCGGTGACACCCTACCATGCTTTGGAAGATCTGTATGTTCTTTTCCTATCAGCGGATAGTCTTGCTCTCGCAGTTTTGGAAGAGACACTTACCGAAACACTCTCTGAACTCCGGAGTACACATCAGCTTACTGCTCACTCCCAAATATTTGTTATGATCGACGGGCTTCACGCATACTACAAACGCAAGGGGGGTCGCAGCAAGCGAAACGCAATAGAATCAGCCTTGGCAACACTACAAGCATCCGAAAGGTGCTTTATCGTTCAAGTGGAGGGGGCCAGTGATGCTGCACAGTGGCTTTTCAATATAATCGGAGATCTTG GGATTAGGCCATATAAACGGATCCGGGAATCTTTCTTGCCATTTTG TACTGATATGCACGTCAGATGCGGTGGTTCCAAAGCTGATACTTACAAGAAGATGCTGCAACAAATCCGATACATAACTGAATCTGCAGCAGGCGGgattattgaagaagctCCCACCCTTAGGGAACTATTCGAAGGATACGCTCAGGAGCCTGATATCCACGCCCGGCACGAAAGGTTCAAAGATATCACA ATACTGAACAGAAAAGATGGTGTCGCCAAGAGCAGGATCTTAAACCGA GCATTGTCTAAAAAGGTTCATGATGTGTTTTGGGGTGAAGATCCCCTAACTTTAGTTGTGTAA
- a CDS encoding replication factor A2, with product MPPIPVKQPKTAKPLPLEATLKDLSNMHSRNIDLSVLLDQPAQAVSLSDQSEESVKRSQDFVKSVRNALQLDASVAEQGDRVEDPMLSILRGHDAMIMYIYRFSRDKRDSASDLDAYSKVMSYGGGGYYGDGGGFLSGSQVGGGSQGSPSGGKARNVNQSLRPVTIRQIYTAEQTHSDADYIIDNSETTQITLVAQVVAANKQATNITYKLNDGTAEIKAKHWLENSEEEPIGHGQNEHVYIRVVGTLKTFSGERQINAVHTRLVVDPMEIYYHLIEAQLVHLHYTRRANIASGAVSAGAPAASAYQAGGKGQQSKFANFPPLQRRILEVLEQLMPQHEQGVHVTTIANGLNVQASIDEIGATMEKLAEEGHIYATMDDEHFAIS from the exons ATGCCTCCAATTCCCGTAAAACAGCCAAAGACAGCCAAGCCATTACCTTTAGAAGCAACCCTTAAGGACTTGTCGAATATGCACTCACGAAATATTGACCTGTCGGTTTTGCTGGATCAGCCTGCTCAGGCTGTTTCATTGAGTGACCAGTCCGAGGAATCAGTCAAGCGGTCGCAAGATTTTGTCAAAAGTGTTAGGAATGCACTACAACTAGACGCAAGCGTTGCTGAACAAGGGGATCGGGTGGAGGAT CCCATGTTGTCTATACTTCGAGGGCATGATGCCATGATCATGTATATTTACCGGTTCTCACGTGATAAACGCGACTCCGCTTCTGACCTTGACGC ATATTCTAAAGTTATGA GTTACGGAGGTGGAGGCTACTATGGTGATGGTGGCGGGTTTCTTTCTGGAAGTCAAGTAGGGGGTGGGAGCCAAGGTTCGCCTTCAGGTGGCAAG GCACGAAACGTCAACCAATCGTTGCGCCCGGTCACAATTCGACAAATCTACACCGCTGAGCAGACACATTCTGACGCCGACTATATCATTGACAACTCGGAAACTACTCAA ATTACTCTTGTGGCTCAGGTAGTCGCTGCTAATAAACAAGCCACAAATATCACCTACAAGTTGAACGACGGGACTGCCGAAATCAAGGCTAAGCACTGGCTAGAAAACAGCGAGGAAGAGCCAATAGGCCATGGTCAAAA TGAACATGTCTATATCCGGGTGGTCGGCACCCTAAAAACGTTCAGTGGTGAACGGCAAATCAACGCGGTTCACACCAG GCTTGTGGTCGACCCCATGGAGATTTACTACCACCTTATCGAAGCACAATTGGTTCATCTTCATTACACACGTAGG GCCAACATTGCCTCTGGCGCCGTGTCTGCTGGCGCTCCTGCCGCCTCAGCATACCAAGCGGGCGGCAAAG GTCAACAATCCAAGTTTGCAAATTTCCCACCACTTCAGCGCCGGATATTGGAAGTTTTGGAACAACTCATGCCTCAACACGAGCAAGGGGTACATGTCACAACTATTGCTAACGGCCTTAACGTACAGGCTAGTATCGACGAGATTGG AGCTACCATGGAAAAACTGGCTGAGGAGGGTCATATCTATGCCACA ATGGACGACGAACATTTTGCAATCTCGTAG